The DNA region TGGTAATATTATAAAATAAAATAATGCTTATAATTTATATTCATTTTTAAATATTTTTTAATAGATTTAGGATAGATCATATGAGAATAAATCTTATGCTGCAGAATAAAAAATATCAAATTGCAGTAATAGGATTGCTTATTGGGTTTTCACTTTTTTTAATATATTATTTTCATTATATGCTTGGAATTAGTGTAGTTTTCACTCATTTTTTCTATATTCCAATTATTTTGGCTGCTATTTGGTGGAAAAAGAAGGGTTTAATTGTTCCCCTTTTATTATCACTGGCTCTAATTTTGAGCCATATTTTCTCTGGAGAAATTAGTCTTCCGGTAACTGAAGATTACCTTCGATCTGTAATGTTTATCTTTGTGGGTGTTATTGTTGTGATTTTAAGTAATGAAATTGAAAAATCAAGAGAAAGTCTAAGTGAAAGTGAAGAAAAGTATCGTTCAGTAGTTGAATCAGCAGTAGCAGCAATTATAACTTTGAATAGTGATGGAAATATTATTTCATGGAATAAAGGAGCGCATAATATTTTTGGATACACTGAAAACGAAATTATAGGCAAATCTGCAACTATTTTGATGCCTGAAAAATATAGGGAAAAATTTTATAGCGGATTACGCAAATCAAATGAAAAGTATAATTCTTTTAATAAAGAGGGAATGGATGCATTAAGAAAGAATAGAAATGAATTTCCTTTTGATATGTCTGTTGCTACCTGGAATTCTAGAGGAGAAAACTATTTCACTGCAATTATTTATGATATTACTGAACGTAAAAGAGCAGAGAAACAACTAAAAGAATCTCTAAATGAGAAAGAAATTCTTTTAAAAGAGATTCATCATAGAGTAAAGAATAATCTAATGGTTATTTCAAGTTTACTTAGTTTGCAATCAAGATATATCAAAGATAAAACTACTCTTAATATTTTCAAGGAAAGTCAGAGCAGAGCTAGATCAATGGCTTTAATCCATGAAAAGCTTTATAATTCAAATGATCTTAAACGAATTAACTTTGGCGAATACATAAGAACATTAACTACAGATTTGTTCTACACATATGTAGCTGATCCAAATCTCATTAAATTGAATATGGATGTCGAAGATATAATGCTTGACATTAACACGGCAGTTCCTCTTGGTTTAATAGTTAATGAGCTTGTATCAAATTCTATGAAACATGCTTTTCCAATAGCATATGGCTCTGAATTGAGAGAAAATATAAGTACCAACCCCAATGAAATTAATGTTAATTTTAAGTCAGAAGATGATGATTTCATACTTATTGTTAAAGATAATGGAGTTGGATTTCCAGAGGGATTAGATTTTAAAAACTTGGATTCCCTGGGATTGAGATTAGTAAATAGTCTTACTGATCAAATTCGAGGCAATATTCAGCTTAAAGTAGATGATGGGACTGAATTTAAAATTATATTTAAAGAAAATGAATATTAGATCATTTTAGTGTAATCGTAGGCACCAACAAAAATAAATATCCAAAATTATTTAGATATTTTTTTATAGTATCTGAAAAATATTAATGCTAATTTTTACTATTTATTAGATTTTTTGGACATAATCATAAGATGCATATGTTTTTTCTTTTTATTTTTCAAATGCTTTAGTTCAAGATGTTTAAAATACAATTTTAATCTAT from Methanobacterium bryantii includes:
- a CDS encoding sensor histidine kinase, yielding MRINLMLQNKKYQIAVIGLLIGFSLFLIYYFHYMLGISVVFTHFFYIPIILAAIWWKKKGLIVPLLLSLALILSHIFSGEISLPVTEDYLRSVMFIFVGVIVVILSNEIEKSRESLSESEEKYRSVVESAVAAIITLNSDGNIISWNKGAHNIFGYTENEIIGKSATILMPEKYREKFYSGLRKSNEKYNSFNKEGMDALRKNRNEFPFDMSVATWNSRGENYFTAIIYDITERKRAEKQLKESLNEKEILLKEIHHRVKNNLMVISSLLSLQSRYIKDKTTLNIFKESQSRARSMALIHEKLYNSNDLKRINFGEYIRTLTTDLFYTYVADPNLIKLNMDVEDIMLDINTAVPLGLIVNELVSNSMKHAFPIAYGSELRENISTNPNEINVNFKSEDDDFILIVKDNGVGFPEGLDFKNLDSLGLRLVNSLTDQIRGNIQLKVDDGTEFKIIFKENEY